Proteins found in one Alteromonas macleodii genomic segment:
- a CDS encoding glycosyltransferase family 2 protein — MVHVAIGVITCKRPAWLSRLLDSLIIQEINSDVKVTIFVVDNAIDEETKSVVLNKVISNSQISLHYDTEPQAGIVFARNKCVELFQEADADFLLFIDDDEWTRDTDWIQRLLDAAGKYGTDIVTSRVISIGADDVPNWAIELIYGDNPYSEGDPVKAFYTNNLLLSKNAIEKTIPCFDARFAMTGASDYHFALRCNHLGLSCVYTEAPVIEEFPKSRASVKWFCRRGFRSGVGYTRSHLFEEQPVKAVIRVCLMSGVRVARGILSVLTGIFTTDKRKLVDGLFRFCAAAGTIAGLFGVKHEEYKVIHGK, encoded by the coding sequence ATGGTGCATGTTGCGATAGGTGTTATTACCTGTAAAAGACCCGCTTGGCTTTCAAGACTTTTAGACAGTTTAATAATACAAGAAATCAACAGCGACGTTAAGGTAACGATATTCGTTGTTGATAACGCAATAGATGAAGAAACCAAGTCGGTAGTGCTCAATAAAGTGATATCAAACAGTCAAATTTCGTTGCACTACGACACCGAACCCCAAGCTGGCATTGTGTTTGCTCGAAATAAGTGCGTGGAATTGTTTCAAGAAGCAGACGCCGATTTTCTTTTATTTATTGATGATGACGAATGGACAAGAGATACTGACTGGATCCAACGTTTATTGGATGCAGCAGGTAAATACGGTACAGACATCGTTACAAGCCGAGTTATCTCTATTGGCGCTGATGATGTTCCTAACTGGGCTATAGAGCTCATTTACGGCGATAATCCGTATTCAGAAGGTGACCCTGTTAAAGCGTTTTATACAAATAATTTGTTACTTTCAAAAAATGCCATTGAAAAAACTATTCCCTGTTTTGATGCGCGGTTCGCCATGACTGGAGCGAGCGACTATCATTTTGCCCTTCGTTGTAACCATCTTGGACTGTCTTGTGTTTATACAGAAGCGCCAGTAATCGAAGAGTTCCCTAAAAGTCGAGCTAGCGTAAAGTGGTTTTGTCGCAGGGGGTTTCGCTCTGGGGTGGGTTATACCCGCTCTCATTTGTTCGAAGAGCAACCAGTAAAAGCTGTTATTCGCGTCTGTCTAATGTCGGGAGTGCGCGTGGCAAGAGGCATATTAAGTGTACTTACAGGCATATTTACAACTGACAAACGAAAGTTAGTAGATGGGCTTTTCCGCTTTTGTGCCGCTGCTGGGACCATTGCAGGTTTATTTGGCGTGAAGCACGAAGAGTACAAAGTTATACATGGAAAATAA
- a CDS encoding sulfotransferase family protein: MACRVVTNQRCGNNYSASDAERNKENKKASSINMQSNALIVIGMHRSGTSALSGLLDELGVFMGKSLFAAQKGVNEKGFFENSELVKLNDLLLDAQLSSWDDPLMTTEAACTENLLGDYRDSAQRMLSTDYSSQALWGMKDPRTTLLLPFWRQVFSSLPTVKVNYVLMLRSPFEVAGSLKKRDEFSLEKSLMLWLNYTLLGYFNSQNAPRLIVSYDNLLSAPEKVAKGIAGLVDLTVEIDRDKLGFVDKNLRNQTSQVVPDTYLSKLANELYINLSKENIDHQAIIALKEEYLDYQQGLSAVLKEHSISIKKDEVFYRHLFLDAYHSFWWKCSWPIKKLEHLLKGKR; the protein is encoded by the coding sequence ATGGCATGTAGAGTTGTTACTAACCAGCGCTGCGGCAATAATTACAGTGCCAGCGATGCTGAAAGAAATAAAGAAAATAAGAAAGCGAGCAGTATAAATATGCAAAGTAACGCGTTAATTGTCATCGGAATGCATAGAAGCGGTACTTCAGCGCTGTCCGGTTTACTCGATGAACTTGGTGTTTTTATGGGGAAATCGCTTTTCGCTGCGCAGAAAGGAGTTAACGAAAAGGGGTTTTTTGAGAATTCTGAGCTTGTAAAGCTCAATGACCTACTGCTCGATGCCCAACTGTCGTCTTGGGACGACCCTTTAATGACGACAGAAGCGGCGTGCACTGAAAATTTGTTAGGTGACTACCGCGACAGTGCGCAAAGAATGTTGAGCACAGATTACAGTAGTCAAGCTCTTTGGGGGATGAAGGATCCTAGGACTACACTGTTATTGCCGTTTTGGCGCCAAGTTTTCTCAAGCCTTCCAACTGTGAAAGTTAATTATGTACTTATGCTTCGTTCACCTTTTGAAGTCGCTGGCTCACTAAAAAAGAGAGATGAATTTTCATTAGAAAAGTCACTTATGCTCTGGCTCAATTATACGCTTCTCGGGTATTTTAACTCACAAAATGCGCCAAGGTTAATAGTGTCATACGATAACCTATTGTCTGCACCTGAAAAAGTCGCAAAGGGTATTGCAGGTCTTGTAGACCTAACAGTCGAAATTGATCGAGATAAGCTCGGCTTTGTAGATAAAAATTTAAGAAATCAAACAAGCCAAGTGGTGCCCGATACTTATTTATCGAAGCTCGCCAACGAGTTGTATATCAACCTGTCAAAAGAAAATATTGATCACCAAGCCATTATTGCACTGAAAGAGGAATACTTAGACTACCAGCAGGGGTTATCTGCGGTATTAAAAGAACACAGTATAAGTATCAAAAAAGACGAAGTTTTTTATCGTCACTTGTTCTTAGACGCCTATCACTCGTTTTGGTGGAAATGTAGCTGGCCAATTAAAAAACTTGAACATTTATTAAAAGGGAAGCGGTAA
- a CDS encoding glycosyltransferase family 2 protein, with translation MSLVEVSVIVAVYNGEKTLSKTIESIINQTYTNFELILVDDGSSDGSAALIEQYLGDERVKYFKKENGGVASARNFGIDKAKGRFIGFCDQDDQWLPEKLKKQLPLFNDDDVGLVYSWVNVDTHGVLTKTMPEYSGDCFEALLNENFISCCSAMVRKSCIEKVGGLEESRDLHGVDDRHLWLKIARIAKIAVVKEPLAIYFIHGENYSLNEAKMLEADLLCIDMIENTEGLDSQQKKLCELGRYNIYKHYAHNFFYQNDTANVAKCLFCAWRIKPWHVELLLTSAAAIITVPAMLKEIKKIRKRAV, from the coding sequence GTGAGTTTAGTTGAAGTAAGTGTCATTGTTGCGGTCTACAACGGTGAAAAAACACTATCTAAAACCATAGAGAGTATCATCAATCAAACCTATACCAATTTTGAACTCATTCTGGTTGATGACGGCTCCTCTGATGGCTCTGCAGCATTAATTGAGCAGTATTTAGGTGATGAGCGAGTCAAATATTTTAAGAAAGAAAACGGTGGTGTCGCGTCGGCTAGGAACTTTGGTATTGATAAAGCTAAAGGGCGTTTTATTGGCTTTTGTGATCAAGATGACCAATGGCTCCCAGAAAAGTTGAAAAAACAGCTTCCTCTTTTTAATGATGACGACGTTGGCTTGGTCTACAGCTGGGTCAACGTTGATACTCATGGTGTATTGACAAAGACAATGCCAGAGTATTCGGGAGACTGTTTTGAAGCGCTGCTCAATGAGAATTTTATATCGTGCTGTTCTGCAATGGTTCGAAAAAGCTGTATTGAAAAAGTTGGTGGTTTGGAAGAAAGCCGAGATCTCCACGGCGTTGATGATAGACATCTATGGTTGAAGATTGCACGCATTGCTAAGATTGCGGTGGTGAAAGAACCTCTAGCTATCTATTTCATTCATGGAGAAAACTACTCGCTTAATGAAGCTAAAATGCTTGAAGCTGACCTTCTGTGTATTGATATGATTGAAAACACCGAAGGGTTAGACAGCCAGCAAAAAAAATTATGTGAGTTAGGTCGGTACAATATATATAAACACTACGCGCATAACTTTTTTTACCAGAACGATACAGCGAATGTTGCCAAATGCCTGTTCTGTGCATGGCGAATTAAGCCATGGCATGTAGAGTTGTTACTAACCAGCGCTGCGGCAATAATTACAGTGCCAGCGATGCTGAAAGAAATAAAGAAAATAAGAAAGCGAGCAGTATAA